Proteins found in one Poecilia reticulata strain Guanapo linkage group LG6, Guppy_female_1.0+MT, whole genome shotgun sequence genomic segment:
- the LOC103465876 gene encoding THAP domain-containing protein 6-like — protein MPHYCAANFCSNRRTVDVRTRGITFHKFPKDKDMRKKWEASLQRKGFAASDSSVLCSEHFKREDFDRTGQIVRLRDGAIPSIFSFPLDLRRPEKSRMTVTSIKAEPSQPVASQVATETCTSQPQPQPNDDHGYALPASLTAVTAKLKEALARVESLEREKKNAMAREKRAKTTVQSLLGDLSDKKLINKKLRDRLELYSDLQLDFLENQGHEYSKEHREFALTLHLHSPKAYKYLRDTGKLPLPHPHTLQRWLE, from the exons ATGCCTCACTACTGCGCGGCTAATTTTTGCTCAAATCGACGGACTGTTGACGTTAGGACTCGGGGGATAACTTTTCACAA GTTTCCCAAAGACAAAGACATGAGGAAGAAGTGGGAAGCGTCTTTGCAGAGAAAGGGATTCGCTGCAAGTGATTCATCCGTGCTGTGCAGTGAGCATTTTAAACGGGAGGATTTCGACAGAACCGGTCAGATTGTCCGACTGAGAGACGGTGCTATTCCATCAATCTTCAGCTTCCCTCTTGACCTTCGAAGA CCAGAAAAGAGCAGGATGACAGTAACCTCCATAAAAGCTGAACCTAGCCAGCCTGTGGCCTCTCAGGTTGCCACAGAAACTTGTACCTCACAGCCGCAACCTCAGCCTAATGAT GATCATGGCTATGCCTTGCCAGCTTCTCTTACCGCTGTTACGGCTAAACTGAAGGAAGCCTTGGCAAGGGTGGAAAGTCTAGAGCGGGAAAAGAAAAACGCCATGGCCAGAGAAAAGAGGGCGAAGACCACAGTTCAGTCTCTGTTGGGGGATTTGAGTGACAAGAAACTAATTAATAAGAAGCTCAGAGACAGGCTTGAATTATACTCAG ATCTTCAGCTGGACTTCTTAGAAAATCAGGGCCATGAATACTCAAAGGAGCACAGAGAGTTTGCCCTCACACTCCATCTGCACAGTCCCAAGGCATACAAGTACCTCCGGGATACTGGAAAATTGCCCCTCCCACATCCACATACATTACAAAG GTGGCTGGAATAA
- the cndp1 gene encoding cytosolic non-specific dipeptidase has product MNLQTVPFILLVISCGQASQYTELAQYVDDHQEEHVEALREWVAIESDSSNILRRPDLHRMMELVAEKLRLMGGMVQLVDIGEQELPSGQTIALPKVVTAQFGSDPSKHTVCVYGHVDVQPAKLEDGWATNPYNLTDINGNLYGRGTSDNKAPVLAWIHAVQAYQALSMELPVNVKFLIEGMEETGSNGLDAMILAQRDTFFSDVDYIVISDCGWLSRRPALTYGTRGNCYFFAEVEGPKQDLHSGVYGGTVIEPMTDLIGILDTLISPSGKILIPGIREAVAPLSDEEWRMYQDIEFDVDNYKNKTGVSHLMYNNKVDLLAHRWRYPTVSIHGIEGAFSDSGTKTVIPAKVTAKFSIRQVPDMDPAAVKKQVSDYLHSVFAKRRSPNKLKVTMVIGAKPWLADTKHPLYEAGKAAIKGVFNVDPDLIREGGTIPIARTFQDVTGKSIIMMPIGGFDDGMHSQNEKMSRYNYIEGTKLFIAYLNEVAQINKTSV; this is encoded by the exons ATGAATCTTCAAACTGTCCCCTTCATCCTGCTGGTCATTTCCTGTGGCCAGGCTTCTCAGTATACCGAGCTGGCGCAGTACGTTGATGACCATCAGGAAGAACATGTAGAG GCTCTGAGGGAATGGGTTGCAATTGAAAGTGACTCGAGCAACATTCTGAGAAGACCAGATCTGCACCGCATGATGGAGCTGGTGGCAGAGAAGCTGAGACTGATGGGAGGGATGGTACAACTGGTCGACATCGGAGAGCAAGAG CTTCCAAGTGGACAGACGATAGCACTGCCAAAAGTAGTGACAGCTCAGTTTGGGAGTGACCCCAGCAAACACACAGTGTGTGTCTACGGTCATGTGGATGTTCAGCCAGCGAAGCTGGAGGACGGCTGGGCTACCAATCCCTACAACCTGACAGACATCAACG GTAATCTGTACGGAAGAGGAACATCAGACAACAAGGCTCCGGTTCTGGCCTGGATCCACGCCGTACAGGCTTACCAAGCCCTCAGCATG GAGCTGCCAGTGAATGTGAAGTTTCTCATTGAGGGTATGGAGGAGACAGGCTCCAACGGCCTGGATGCAATGATCCTGGCGCAGAGAGACACCTTCTTCTCTGATGTGGACTACATCGTCATTTCTGACTGTGGCTGGCTGAGCAGACGGCCAGCCTTAACCTATGGCACCAGAGGAAACTGCTACTTCTTTGCTGAG GTTGAAGGCCCTAAACAAGACTTACATTCTGGTGTCTATGGAGGCACGGTGATCGAACCAATGACTGACCTCATTGGCATTCTTG ACACACTCATCAGCCCCAGTGGAAAGATTCTGATTCCAGGGATCCGGGAAGCAGTGGCTCCTCTGTCGGATGAGGAATGGAGAATGTATCAGGATATTGAGTTTGACGTGGACAATTACAAGAACAAGACTGGCGTCAGCCACCTCATGTACAACAACAAG GTGGACTTGTTGGCCCATAGGTGGCGCTACCCCACCGTTTCCATCCATGGTATAGAAGGGGCTTTCTCTGACTCCGGCACAAAGACGGTCATCCCTGCTAAGGTCACTGCTAAGTTCTCAATAAGACAAGTCCCTGACATGGACCCAGCGGCGGTCAAGAAACAG GTGTCCGACTACCTTCACTCTGTGTTTGCTAAGAGAAGGAGTCCTAACAAGCTGAAAGTTACCATGGTGATTGGGGCCAAGCCCTGGCTGGCTGACACTAAGCACCCTCTGTATGAGGCTGGAAAGGCAGCGATCAAGGGAG TTTTCAATGTGGATCCTGATCTAATCCGTGAAGGTGGGACCATCCCCATTGCCAGAACCTTCCAGGATGTGACGGGAAAAAGCATCATCATGATGCCCATTGGAGGCTTTGACGATGGAATGCACTCCCAGAATGAGAAAATGAGCAG gtaCAACTACATCGAAGGAACCAAGTTATTCATCGCCTACCTGAATGAAGTCGCCCAGATTAACAAGACCAGTGTttga